The Pelodiscus sinensis isolate JC-2024 unplaced genomic scaffold, ASM4963464v1 ctg121, whole genome shotgun sequence genome contains a region encoding:
- the HMGCS2 gene encoding hydroxymethylglutaryl-CoA synthase, mitochondrial produces MFRLFARGRQAKRVLQPQARPLQPAPRMAARQRASSSAASVEQLSQPEPWPRDVGILALEVYFPSRYVEQAELERYDGVEAGKYTLGLGQKQMGFCAAHEDINSLCLTVAQRLVERSRLSWDAIGRLEVGTETIIDKSKAVKTVLMQLFQASGNTDVEGIDTTNACYGGTASLFNSAAWVESSAWDGRYAMVVCGDIAVYATGNARPTGGAGAVAMLVGPNAPLALERGVRGTHMEHAYDFYKPDLASEYPVVDGKLSIQCYLRALDQCYAVYRRKIQRQWQNVGVDKPFTLDDFQFLVFHTPFCKLVQKSVGRVLLNDFLAAPSPDTQHGLYQGLQAFRGLKLEDTYSDKEVEKAFQKASLEMFNQKTKPSLLLAARNGNMYTPSVYGCLASLLAQHSAQQLAGSRIGAFSYGSGLAASLFSLRVSQDAAPGSPLDTLVSSLSDLQTRLDARKRVPPEEFAGIMKQREESHHLVNHTPAGSREDLFPGTWYLEQVDDKHRRQYARRPL; encoded by the exons ATGTTCCGCCTCTTCGCTCGCGGCCGGCAGGCGAAGCgcgtgctgcagccccaggcgcggcccctgcagccagcgcccCGCATGGCTGCCCGGCAGCGGGCCAG ctcctCGGCCGCCTCGGTGGAGCAGCTGTCCCAGCCGGAGCCGTGGCCCAGGGACGTGGGCATCCTGGCGCTGGAGGTCTACTTCCCCTCGCGGTACGTGGAGCAGGCGGAGCTGGAGCGCTACGACGGCGTGGAGGCCGGCAAGTACACGCTGGGCCTGGGCCAGAAGCAGATGGGTTTCTGCGCGGCCCACGAGGACATCAACTCGCTGTGCCTGACCGTGGCGCAGCGCCTGGTGGAGCGCAGCCGCCTGTCCTGGGACGCCATCGGCCGGCTGGAGGTCGGCACCGAGACCATCATCGACAAGTCCAAGGCCGTCAAGACGGTGCTCATGCAGCTCTTCCAGGCCTCGGGGAACACGGATGTCGAGGGCATCGACACCACCAACGCCTGCTACGGTGGCACGGCCTCCCTCTTCAACTCCGCCGCCTGGGTGGAGTCCAGCGCCTGGGACG GGCGCTACGCCATGGTGGTCTGTGGCGACATAGCAGTCTATGCCACCGGCAACGCCCGGCCCACGGGAGGGGCAGGCGCGGTCGCCATGCTGGTTGGACCCAACGCCCCCCTGGCACTAGAGAGAG GTGTTCGGGGAACCCACATGGAGCACGCCTACGACTTCTACAAGCCGGACCTGGCCTCGGAGTACCCCGTGGTGGACGGGAAGCTCTCCATCCAGTGCTACCTCCGCGCCCTGGACCAGTGCTACGCCGTCTACCGCCGGAAGATCCAGCGCCAGTGGCAGAACG TGGGGGTGGACAAGCCTTTCACGCTGGACGACTTCCAGTTCCTGGTCTTCCACACGCCCTTCTGCAAACTGGTGCAGAAATCCGTGGGGCGCGTCCTGCTGAACGACTTCCTGGCGGCGCCCAGCCCCGACACGCAGCACGGCCTCTACCAGGGGCTACAGGCCTTCAG GGGGCTGAAGCTGGAAGACACCTACTCGGACAAGGAGGTGGAGAAGGCCTTCCAGAAAGCCAGCCTGGAAATGTTCAACCAGAAAACCAAGCCCTCGCTCCTCCTCGCCGCTCGCAACGGCAACATGTACACCCCCTCCGTGTATGGCTGCCTCGCCTCCCTCCTGGCACA GCATTCTGCCCAGCAGCTGGCCGGCTCCAGGATCGGGGCCTTCTCCTACGGCTCGGGATTGGCTGCCAGCCTGTTCTCCCTGCGTGTCTCCCAGGACGCCGCCCCCG GCTCCCCCCTGGACACACTGGTCTCCAGCCTCTCCGACCTGCAGACGCGCCTGGACGCCCGGAAGCGGGTCCCCCCGGAGGAGTTTGCCGGGATCATGAAGCAGAGAGAAGAAAGTCACCACCTGG TGAACCACACGCCCGCGGGCTCCCGGGAGGACCTGTTCCCCGGCACCTGGTACCTGGAGCAGGTGGACGACAAACACCGGCGGCAGTACGCCCGCAGGCCGCTCTAG